The following DNA comes from Thermodesulfobacteriota bacterium.
GGTTGTTTCCCCGCATATTCCATGGCCCGGCAGACATGGGGAAGCAACTCTCCCGGGTAAAAACCGTAATGCCGACAGGGCGTGCAGTCGGCCGTCTGGTCGGATTCCCTGATCAGTTTCATGCCTCAGCCCCGGAAAATGGTTTCATCGCCGTCGCGAACCGCTTCGATCAGCAAAACTGAACTCATGGACCGGGGCATGAGCTTCGCGTCCAGCCGGACCGGCAGCGAGAAAAGCCGGTTGCCCCACTTGAACGCGAATTCCACCAACCGGGCCGCCGCCGGCGGCATATCCGGCAGGGACCGGCGCGGCTTGCGGCGGTCGGTCAGGGAGGCCAGCCGCGTGACCGCCACCATGGTGATTTTTTCAAGCGGGCCCAGCACCTTGTGAATTCCCTTCGAAGAGAAACCCGCCCGGTTCAGCTTGCGGCTTATGTCCGCCAGGTCGTATCGGCGGTGGTGATGGACATAGACATCGTCATGGGCGAAGTAGGCGGTCCGGTGGGGGAAGGTAATGAAGCATCGCCCGCCGGGCGGCAGTATCCTGGCCATTTCCCGCAGCGCCAGCAGATCGTCGGCGATGTGTTCAATAACCTCCGAACAGACGCACCGGGAAACGGATCGGCCTTTAAAAGGCAGGGCGGTGCCGTCGGCCACGACATAATGCCCTTCCGGCATGGCAGCCTTTAATGAGCGCATACCCGTGAACGAGAGGTCGGTGTAAACCGTCCGCGCGCCGGGCAAGCAGATCGGCGATATGCCGGTGCCGACTTCGACGGTCCAGCCGGCGTTGTCCGGCGGCAGCAGGGACGTCACGGCTTTTTGTCGCAGCCGGTAATTATAGAGATGGTTTTTCAGCAGCACATAGGCGCCGGACCGGAAAAAGGCCTGAAACCGGTTGGCCTTGCGGGAGGAATCGTTCATGGGTTTTTCCGGATCGGTTTGAAAATCGCCGGCGATAGCCATCCCGTTTTTGCCAGCCGGTACAGGAGGGCGGTCTTCAGGCAGCCCAGGCCGTATTTAACGCTCGGCCAGAAACGGATGGAGGAGGCTTCGGCAAAGTAACGGGTGGGGCAGCTGATCTCGGCCACGGTGTAACCGGCCCAGAGAATCTGGGCGATCATCTGGTTGTCGAAAATAAAATCATTATCATTGGCGTCAAGGGGCAACGATTCCAACAGTTCCCGGGAGAAGGCCCGGTAGCCGGTGTGATATTCGGAAAGCTTGGCGCTCATGATAATATTTTCAGTAAAAGTCAGAAAGCGGTTGGCGATATATTTCCATACCGGCATGCCGTTTTTCAGCGCCCGCCCGCCCAGGATGCGGGAGCCCAGAACGCATTGATAGAGGCCGCTGCCGATCAGCGAGGCCATGGCCGGAACCAACAGGGGGGTGTACTGGTAGTCCGGATGTACCATGATGATGATGTCGGCCCCGTTTTCCAGCGCCAGACGGTAGCAGGACTTCTGGTTACCGCCGTATCCCTTGTTCCATTCGTGGGTATAGATGATGGCGCCGGGCAGGGTCCGGGCGATGGCGACGGTTGCATCGGTGCTGCAGTCGTCGACGATAATCACCTGATCGACGACGCCCTGGTCCATGACCTCGTCAAAGGTCTGCTTCAGGGTCGCGGCCGCGTTATAAGCGGGCATGACGACGATGACTTTTTTGTCACGATACATCTTTTAATCTCCGGTGAAGAACTGACGGCGGATGATTCCGGGCATGCCGCCACGCGCCGGATGAATCGCCGGTCGGTAAAAACATAGCAGATTCGAAAAAAAAATACCACCCGTCGCCCGATGAATTATGGTTGCAGCCGGTCGGCGGATCGGATACCTTGCTATCCATATTACCGGAGGAGCCATATCCCATGGCAGAAAACGCTTTCCGCATCACCCGGCGCGAGGGCCTGTACGCGACATTGCTGCTGCTGATCATCGGCGGCTTTCTGGCCACATCCCTGAAGACCCAGCTCAATCCGGACGGTATTTTATATGCCGCTTATCCGCGTTCGGCTTTTTTTGACCGGGACATTCTGCTGGTCAATGAGTTCAACGACATGCAGCTGCTCCCCCTGTCCCGGCATGTTTCCGCGACCGGCCTTGAAGGCAATCCGGTCGCCATCGGCACGTCTCTGCTGATGACACCGTTTTACGCCCTGGCCTTCCTGGCCGATCATGTCGCCGGCCTGGCCGGTCTGCGTCCCGGCGGTGATGGCTACCGGGGCGTTTACGCTTATGTCTTTCCGGTGGGGTCCCTGTTTTACGGTTTTCTGACCGCCCTGATGCTTTTTTCGCTGGCCAGCCGATATGGGGGCCGGGAACACGCCGTCGTATCCCTGCTGCATGTCGTGCTGGGAACGCCGTTCTTTTTTTACCTGGCCATT
Coding sequences within:
- a CDS encoding class I SAM-dependent methyltransferase; translation: MNDSSRKANRFQAFFRSGAYVLLKNHLYNYRLRQKAVTSLLPPDNAGWTVEVGTGISPICLPGARTVYTDLSFTGMRSLKAAMPEGHYVVADGTALPFKGRSVSRCVCSEVIEHIADDLLALREMARILPPGGRCFITFPHRTAYFAHDDVYVHHHRRYDLADISRKLNRAGFSSKGIHKVLGPLEKITMVAVTRLASLTDRRKPRRSLPDMPPAAARLVEFAFKWGNRLFSLPVRLDAKLMPRSMSSVLLIEAVRDGDETIFRG
- a CDS encoding glycosyltransferase family 2 protein; amino-acid sequence: MYRDKKVIVVMPAYNAAATLKQTFDEVMDQGVVDQVIIVDDCSTDATVAIARTLPGAIIYTHEWNKGYGGNQKSCYRLALENGADIIIMVHPDYQYTPLLVPAMASLIGSGLYQCVLGSRILGGRALKNGMPVWKYIANRFLTFTENIIMSAKLSEYHTGYRAFSRELLESLPLDANDNDFIFDNQMIAQILWAGYTVAEISCPTRYFAEASSIRFWPSVKYGLGCLKTALLYRLAKTGWLSPAIFKPIRKNP